The segment TGATGGGCGATCCGGGCGCCGCTCTCCTCCACCGCGCGCCGAACCCGGTCGACCGCCGCCGCGCTGATCAGCGGCCCGATGTCCGACCCGTCACCGGCCGGCCCCACGATCAGCTTCTCCACCCGCGCGCCGAACCGGGCCACGAACTCGTCCGCCACCGCCGCGTGCACATAGAACCGGTTCGCAGCGGTGCACGCCTGCCCGCCGTTCCGGAATTTGGCGACCATCGCTCCGGCGACGGCAGCGTCCAGGTCGGCGTCCTCGGTGACGATGAACGGCGCGTTGCCGCCCAGCTCCATCGACGAGTTGACCACCCGGTCGGCGGCGTGCCGCAGCAGCACCCGGCCGACCGCGGTGCTCCCGGTGAAGGAGATCTTGCGGACCCGTTCGTCGTTCAGCCAGGCGCCGACGACGCCGGACGAGTCGGTGGTGGTGACCACGGTGACGACGCCGTCCGGCAGGCCCGCTTCGGTGAGCAGCCGGGCGACCGCGAGGGCGGTCAGCGGAGTCTCCGCGGCCGGCTTGAGGACCGCGGTGCAGCCGGCCGCGAGCGCCGGCGCGATTTTGCGGGTGGCCATCGCGGCCGGGAAGTTCCAGGGCGTGACCAGCGCGGCGACGCCGACCGGGTGATGCGAGACGAGGGTACGGGCGCCGCCCGCCGCAGCCTCCCCGTATTCGCCACCAGGCCGCACCGCCTCCTCGGCGAACCAGCGGAAGAATTCTGCTGCGTACGTCACCTCGCCCGCCGCGTCGGACAGCGACTTGCCGTTCTCCCGGCTGATCAAGCGGGCCAGTTCGTCCCGATCGCGCAGCATCAGCTCGAACGCGCGGTGCAGGATCTCCGACCGCCGCCGCGGCGCGGTCCGCGACCAGGAGGGAAAGGCGGCGGTGGCCGCGTCCACAGCCTGCCGCGCCTCGGCGACGCCCTGGTCAGGCACCTCGGCGACCACGTCGAGGGTGGCCGGGTCAAGGACTTCGAAGGTCCGGCTCATCGGGCGATCTCCTGGGGGGTGAGGTGGGGCGCGGCGCCGGCGGGGCGGCGGAAGCGAGGCACCGTGATAGCGGGCGCGGCGCCGGTGTGGCGGCGGATGCGAGGCGCGGCGGCCGCGCTCATCGCACGGCCTCGAAGGCGGCGTCGAGCACGTCGAAGGCGTCGTGCAGCAGCTCGTCGCTGATCGTGAGTGGGGGCAGGAAGCGCAGTACGTTGCCGTAGGTGCCGCAGGTCAGCACGATCACACCCTGTTGATGGGCGGCGCGGGCGACGTCCCGGGCGAGTCGCGGGTCGGGTTCGGTGCTGCCGGGTCGAACGAGTTCCACGGCGATCATGGCGCCGCGTCCGCGTACGTCACCGATGCGATCGTCTCGATCCCGCAACCGCGACAGACGCTCCACGAGCAAGCCCTCGATCTTCCGGGCCCGCTCGGCGAGGCCGTCGGCCTCGATCGTCTCGATGGCCGCGAGAGCGGCCGCGCAGGCCAGCGGATTGCCGCCGTAGGTGCCACCCAGGCCGCCCACGTGCGGCGCCTGCATGATCTCGGCACGGCCGGTCACCGCCGAGAGCGGCAGGCCACCGGCGATGCCCTTCGCGGTCACGATCAGGTCCGGCACCACACCCTCACGCCCACAGGCAAAGAGATCACCGGTACGCGCGAAGCCCGTCTGCACCTCATCAGCGACGAAGACGACGCCGCTGGCCCGGCACCAGGCCGCCAGCGCGGGCAGGAACCCGGGCGCCGGCTCGATGAACCCGCCCTCACCCTGAATGGGCTCGATGACCAGCGCCGCCAGGTTCTCCGCGCCGATCTGCTTGTCGATCTGGTCGATCGCGCGGGCCGCCGCGGCCGCCCCGTCCAGGTTCCCGTCCCGGTACGGGTAGGACCCCGCAGCCCGGTACACCTCGGGCGCGAACGGCCCGAACCCGTGCTTGTACGGCTTGCTCTTCGCCGTCATCGCCATGGTCAGGTTCGTCCGCCCGTGGTACGCGTGATCGAACACCACGACCGCGTCCCGGCCGGTGTGCACGCGGGCGATCTTCACCGCGTTCTCCACCGCCTCGGCGCCCGAGTTGAACAGCACCGTCCGCTTCTCGTGGTCACCCGGCGTGATCCGGTTGAGCGTCTCGGCGACCGCCACATATCCGTCGTACGGCGTGACCATGAAGCAGGTGTGGGTGAAGGCCTCGAGCTGCGCGGCGACCGCTGCCTGCACGCGGGGCGCGCTGGCGCCGACCGAGGTGACGGCGATCCCGGAGCCCAGGTCGATCAGGTGGTTGCCGTCGACGTCGACGACGATGCCGCCACCGGCGCGGGCGGCGA is part of the Actinoplanes sp. NBC_00393 genome and harbors:
- a CDS encoding NAD-dependent succinate-semialdehyde dehydrogenase, producing MSRTFEVLDPATLDVVAEVPDQGVAEARQAVDAATAAFPSWSRTAPRRRSEILHRAFELMLRDRDELARLISRENGKSLSDAAGEVTYAAEFFRWFAEEAVRPGGEYGEAAAGGARTLVSHHPVGVAALVTPWNFPAAMATRKIAPALAAGCTAVLKPAAETPLTALAVARLLTEAGLPDGVVTVVTTTDSSGVVGAWLNDERVRKISFTGSTAVGRVLLRHAADRVVNSSMELGGNAPFIVTEDADLDAAVAGAMVAKFRNGGQACTAANRFYVHAAVADEFVARFGARVEKLIVGPAGDGSDIGPLISAAAVDRVRRAVEESGARIAHQAACPEGAGHFYPPTVLVDVPAGAAILREEIFGPVAPVVTWTDEAALLAQVNDTEYGLAAYVFAGDLARALRLGESIEAGMVGINRGLVSDPSAPFGGVKQSGLGREGARDGLREFQETRYLSVDWPA
- the gabT gene encoding 4-aminobutyrate--2-oxoglutarate transaminase, translated to MSIEQQRRLVTDLPGPRSLDLMSRKTAAVPDGVGTTMPVFAARAGGGIVVDVDGNHLIDLGSGIAVTSVGASAPRVQAAVAAQLEAFTHTCFMVTPYDGYVAVAETLNRITPGDHEKRTVLFNSGAEAVENAVKIARVHTGRDAVVVFDHAYHGRTNLTMAMTAKSKPYKHGFGPFAPEVYRAAGSYPYRDGNLDGAAAAARAIDQIDKQIGAENLAALVIEPIQGEGGFIEPAPGFLPALAAWCRASGVVFVADEVQTGFARTGDLFACGREGVVPDLIVTAKGIAGGLPLSAVTGRAEIMQAPHVGGLGGTYGGNPLACAAALAAIETIEADGLAERARKIEGLLVERLSRLRDRDDRIGDVRGRGAMIAVELVRPGSTEPDPRLARDVARAAHQQGVIVLTCGTYGNVLRFLPPLTISDELLHDAFDVLDAAFEAVR